In Arthrobacter sp. MN05-02, the genomic stretch GTCCGTCTACGGCCCCGACGAGCCGCTCGGCGCCGTGAAATCGAACGCCATCCACTCGGCTGTCGCCACCTTCCAGAAGGTGAACGACGACGGCGCACCGTGGACCGTGCGGGACATCGCCGAGTGGGCGGGAATCGGTGGGCTGGGTCCGCGGATCGTCGGGTCGGGCAAGCAGGTCGCCGACGAGCTCCAGGCGTGGTTGGAGGAGACCGACGTGGACGGGTTCAACCTCGCATACGCGATCACACCCGGATCCTTCGAGGACGTCATCACGCACGTCGTCCCGGAGCTCCAGAAGCGCGGAGCCTACCCGACGGAATACGCCGAGGGCACGTTGCGCCAGAAGCTGTTCGGCAAGGGCGACCGGTTGCCTGAGGAGCACCGCGGTGCGGGCTTCCGTCTCCAGTCCGTCCGCCCCTGACGCGCCGCGTATCCTCGCCGTCCAGGTTCGTCTTCCGACTGAGCAGGAGGTGGGCCTGTATCTGGTCAGGATGTCAGCCGGCATCCGGGAATAGGCGTGCGCTGGGGGCTGAACACCTGCTGATGGGTGGCCAGCCCCTACAACGGGGGACTAGCGTCGGAATCAAGAGATCCGACGACCAGAAGGAGTTCCCATGTCACGCGTAGCCATCATCGGTGGGCACGGAAAAGTAGCGCTGCACCTCACGAAGATCCTCACGAGCCAGGGCCATCAGGTCAGTTCGATCTTCCGCACCCAGGACCACGCCTCCGACGTCGAGCAGGCGGGCGGCACGCCCGTGGTGGCTGACGTGTCCGAGCTGTCGGTGGCGCAGATGGCCGACGTCTTCCGCGGGCACGACGCCGTCGTGTGGTCCGCCGGTGCCGGCGGCAGCAGCCCCGAGGCCACGTACGCCGTGGACCGGGATGCAGCGATCCGTTCGATGGACGCGGCGCAGGAAGCCTCGGTCGGACGGTACGTCATGGTGTCCTACCTCGGCGCGAGCAAGGATCACGGTGTGCCCGAGGACAACGGGTTCTTCCACTACGCGGAGGCGAAGGCTGCTGCGGACGAGCACCTGCGCAACTCCGAACTCGCCTGGACGATCCTCGGCCCGGGTGCCCTCACCACCGACCCCGGTACGGGCAAGATCGAGGTCTCGGACAAGCCGCAGCAGGATTCAGTGCCTCGTGAGGACGTTGCGCATGTCGCCGCGGTCGTCCTCGGCAACCTCGGCACGGTGGACAAGACCATCCAGTTCAACAGTGGCGAGACGCCGATCGCAGAAGCTGTCGAGGCTGCTCTCTAGTCCTCCGGCGGCACTCCGCAGGCGGTTCGCGGAGCAAGCACGACGTCCGCGCAGTAGTCCTGCGTTGCTCAGTGCCGCTGGTTCAGAGCCGCGGGGTCGGCCCGGTGGTTCAGAGCCGCGGGGTCGGGCTGGTGGTTCAGTGCCGCTGGTTCAGAGCCGCGGGGTCGGCCCGGTGGTTCAGAGCCGCGGGGTCGGCCCGGTGGTTCAGAGCCGCGGGGTCGGCCTGGTGTTTCTAGCCCCGGTGTCTCTAGACCAATGTTTCTAGTCCGGGTCGGTGTGGGTGTAGCTGGCCGTCCGGTCCGGCCGTTTGTCGTGGATAGTTCTTCCGGCTTGCCGGTAGGTGTTCTGTCGGGGTGTGCCCGCCCGGCCTGAGTTACCGGGCGCATGGAACCAGGGGATGCCGTGGCGTGGTTCGACGGTCCAGGTGCCCTGGTGGATGACGTGGTGGTGCCGGGTGCATAGCAGGACGCCGTTGTTGATACTGGTCCTTCCGTCACGGGACCAGGGCGTGATGTGGTGTGCCTCGCACCAGCTGGCGGGGATGGTGCAGTCCGGGAAGGCGCAGCCTTTGTCCCGGGCGACCAGGGCCCGTCGGAGGTGGGGCGGAAAGAGCCGTTGGGCTCGTCCGATGTCGAGGACCTGACCGCTGCTGCCCAGGACGAGAGGGATGAGGTCGGCGTCGCATGCCAATGTCCTGATGGTCCTGGCACTGAGCTGTTCGATGAACACTCCATAACCGGCATGACCTGCGTGACCGGCCTGGCCTGAATTACCGGCATTGCCGGGGCGATTCGCGTGCTGGATGTCGCCGATCAGGTCCTTGTAGTCGATGGTGACCATGACCTGGGGTCGGTGGCCGCCGGTGGCGGGGAGTCCCGTCGTGGTGAGGGCGATCTTGCAGGCGGTGACGAGCCCATCGAGGAGGAACTGGGCCCTCGTCGGCCCGTCGTGACGACCGTGGAAACCGGCACCAGGATCGGCGCCCGGATCGGCGTCTGAATCGGCGCCTGAGCTGGCGTTCGGGCCAGATCTGCCTCCGGGACGTGTGCCGTCCGCTGCACCGGTAGATCCGGCGGCTTGTGCGTCATCGTTCTGGCCCTGGAGCGCCCGCGGGTTGGTTGTGGTGTTCATGACGGTGGCGAGGTGTTCGTATTGTTCGTCCGTGGCACCGATCTCGAGCACGTGCAGTCCGTGGCGTCGGCCTTTGAGGAAGACGCCCTGGCGTGCGTGTAGTACTTTGTCCGAGGGTTCTGATCCGTCCTGGTCGAGCGTGTCCTCCCAGCGACGTGCAAGGACGCGGAGGATGTCTTCGTCGGATTCGATGGCCTGCTGGGTGAGGTGGTGTTCCATCGCGTCGAGCTGGTGGGGTGCTGCAAAGGATTCAACCCGCTGCAGCGCCTGGCAGACGATCGAGGCGGCCCGGGCGCTGACCAGGCACGCACCTGTGGCGGCGCCCAGGATTTCCCGACGGGGTGGCAGTGGCGCTCCCGGTCGGGGAGATCCCAGGGAGCAGTACCTCGGCAAGCCCTAGCCGGCGTCGCGCTTCGGCCCGGCTGATCCCGAGGGTCGCACGCAGGAAATCCGCGCAATTCCGGGATCCACCGCCCATGACCGCAGCCCACCCGGCACCCGCTGAGCCGACCGACGGGGCACCGGAGAACGACGCTCCACCGGAGGACGAGATGGTGGGCAAAGCCTCGCCAGTCGACGCGGCACCGGACGAAGCGTCACCCGGCGACGTCATGTCGAAGGAGCGGGCATCCGAGGGGGTCGTGTCGGCCCACCGGGGGGAGTCGGTGTCCATCCGGGCGGCCTGTTCCGCCCGGGCCAGCAGGGACGCCGCCCCGGACGAGGGATGGGCCGAGGGGTGGGTTTCGAGCTCCTCGGCTGCGGCGTAGTGTTCGCCGGCCAGGCGGGCGGCGAGGATCTGCAGATGGTCCACGACCCGTGAGGCGTGTTCGACGTCGATGATGACCTGCAACGCTTCCGGCCCGGACAAGACCCGGTCGTGTCGATCCAGGTCACGGACCCAGTCGGTGAGGGCTGCGCAGGCCGAGTCTGCCGGACTCGGGGTCCGCGCGAAGCGCTCGATCGGGGGCGATGGCCATGCCCCAATTTTATCGAACACGTGTGCTATTCATGGCGGCTGAGGGCGATTGTGGAGGAATAGTCGACCCGCGTTATCCACAGAGAACTCGGTGCTCCGCCTCCTATGTGGCGATGCGGCACCTGACGAATCTAACGGAGCCCGAGCGCCACCGCTGCCTCCAGGAGGCTCAGCCGATGGGCTCGGGCATCGGCACGACGTCGTAGTCCACGCCGATGGCGAGGCCGGTGACCGGATCGGCCATCTCGACGCGCCAGGCCGGAGCGAACTGGTCGACCCCGTGGATCATGGGGACGGTGCCCGAGATGAGGACCGTCCCGGAGTCGCGCAGGCCCATGTTCGCCAGGACCTCGAGCCAGTAGTCGGGTGACAGCAGCGCCCCGAGAGAGCTGTCCTGGATGAGCTCCTCGCCGCTCTCGGTGCGCACCCAGGCGCGCAGGGTGATGTCGTCGAGGTGGTCGCGGACGTCGTCGAGCCGCCACGCGGTGCGTCCGAGCACGTCGGGGCTCGCGTTCTTGCTCCACGCCACGCCGTGGACCTCGAGGGCGCGGTCGGTGTGGTCGCATGCGACGGTGAGGAGGACGCCGTCGTCCGTGATGACGAGGGCCCACTCCGCTTCACCGGAGGTCTTGCCGTGCTGCACGCTCACCTCCCGCGTCTGCTGCGCGAGGTAGGGGGAGACGGGGTAGAGCGCGGGTGTGGTCGTCGGACCCGGAACGCCGAGCTCGGCCAGTTCTGCGATGTGCGCCTGCACCTCGTCCTGCTCGCGTCCGGCATAGCCCGCATTGAGCAGCCGGGTCACCTGGACGTCCTGCAGGGTGCCGTCCGGCAGCTCGAAAGTAAGGGTGGTCATGGTGGTTCCTTCCGTCGGGGCGAACAAGCTTTTACATTCCGGAAACCGAAGTGGTCGCTAATCTACAACATGTATGCGTAATGTATACATTTATCGCCGGTGTGGCGGGCATCACCTCTAGTTAGGAGAATCTCGATGGCACACAGTCCTGGATCGGCAGGCGCAGGCGCGCCCGACGCCGGTACGCCCCCTCGTCCGCCCGGCCTCTACAAGGCCTTCGCCGCCAGCCTCACCGGCACCGCTTTGGAGTGGTACGACTTCGCCGTCTACTCGGCAGCGGCAGCAGTGGTCTTCCCGATCATCTTCTTCCCGGCCTCCGATCCACTGACCGGAACCATCCTCGCGTTCTCCACCTACGCCGTCGGCTACATCTCGCGGCCGGTGGGCGGAATCGTCTTCGGACGGCTCGGCGACAGGATCGGACGCAAGAGGATCCTGGTCATCACCCTCATGATCATCGGCATCGCGACGGTCCTGATCGGCGTCCTGCCGGGCTACACCACCATCGGCATCGCAGCCCCGATTATCCTGGTGCTCCTCCGCTTCGCGCAGGGCGTCGGCGTCGGCGGCGAATGGGGCGGTGCGGTGCTGCTGTCCAGTGAGTACGGGGATCCGAAGAAGCGCGGCTTCTGGGCCTCCGCCGCCCAGGTCGGTCCGCCGGCCGGCAACCTGCTCGCCAACGGCGCCCTTGCACTCCTGACGGTGCTGCTCTCGGAGGAGCAGTTCCTCGACTTCGGGTGGCGCATCGCCTTCCTCGCGTCCGCACTGCTCGTCGGGTTCGGCCTGTGGATCCGGTTGAGGCTGGAGGACACCCCGATCTTCAAGGCGATCGAGGCGCACGGCGAGCGGCCTGCCGCACCCATCAAGGAGGTCTTCGCCAACGAACTCCGCCCACTGATCGCAGCGATCCTCTCCCGGGTGGGGCCGGACGTGCTCTACGCGCTGTTCACCGTCTTCACCCTCACTTACGGCATCCAGGTGCTCGGGTTCGAACGCAACGAGGTGCTCACCGCGGTGCTCATCGGCTCGGGCTTCCAGCTCTTCCTGATCCCACTGGCCGGTGCGGTGTCGGACCGCATCAACCGGCGCGTGGTGTACGGGATTGCGGCCATCCTCGGGGCGCTGTGGACCTTCACGTTCTTCGCGCTGCTGGACGGTGACAACCAGTTGCTGCTCATCATCGGCATCGTCCTGGGTCTCGCCTGTCACTCGTTCATGTACGGGCCGCAGGCGGCATTCATCGTCGAGCAGTTCTCGCCCCGCCTCCGCGCGACGGGCAGCTCGCTCGCCTACACCTTCGCCGGCGTGATCGGCGGCGCCATCGCACCCCTGATGTTCACGGTGCTGCTGAGCAACTTCGACAGCTGGGTGCCGGTCGCCATCTACGTGGCGGTCGCCGGGATCGTCACGCTGATCGGCCTGTCGCTCGGACGCAATCCGCACGCCACCGAGGACGACGAATACCGCCTGCTGCTCGAGGGCTCGAAGGTCTGACCTGTTCGCCCTGCTCCGCGCCGCAGTCGACGCGCGGAGCAGGGCACCGACATTCCTAGGTGCGCAGCAGGATGTTGCGCGTCACGGCGAGGTGGTCGTGGATGGCGGCCTCGGCGTCGCCTTCCGCGAGGGCGTCGATGATGCGCTGGTGCTCGTCGGAGACCTGCCGGCGCCGGCCGTCCACCTTGATCAGCGCTTCGACGCCGACGAGGACCTGGCGGACCTGCAGCTTCCGATAGGTTTGCGACATGAGCTCGTTCCCCGCGGCGTCCACCAGGTGCTGATGGAACAGGGCGTCGAGCCGGATGAACTCCTTCACCGATGCACCGGTGAGCGGTTCGGGAAGGGCGGCCTGCCGACCGAGGATGTCCTGCATGCCTGCGACGGGTGGGGAGCCCGTCCCGATCGTCACCCGCGCGGCGTGGCTCTCGAGGACGCCGCGGAGATCCATCAGGTCCGAGATCTGTCGGGCCGTCACGATGGGGATGTAGGCTCCGCGCTGCGGGATGAGCTCGACGAGGCCATCGGCGACCAGGAGGAGGAATGCCTCCCGGACGGGAGTCCGTGAGACACCGATCCGTTCCGCCAACTCCTGCTCGTTCAGGAACCGGCCCTGCATCGATCCGTCCGTCAGGACGTTCTCCCGCAGGTACGAGTACGCCCTGTCGCGACCCGAGACCGCTGCGCCGACTGTTCTTCCCATACATTAGGTATACAACGAAAAGGAGTACCCCATGCGCGTAGCCGTCGCACAGATGACCAGTGGATCCGATCCGGTGGCGAACCTCGCACTCGTCGAGCAACTCGCCGGCGAGGCAGCGGAGGGGGGAGCGGACCTCGTGGTCTTCCCCGAAGCGACCATGTGCGCTTTCGGCAACGACCTCTCCGCCGTCGTCGAGCCCCTGGACGGGCCCTGGGCGTCGCGGGTCCGGACGATCGCCGACCGCCTCGGGATCGTGGTGGTGGCAGGCATGTTCACGCCCGGCAGCGAGGGCCGTGTCCGGAACACGCTGCTCGCCGTCGGGCCCGGCGTCGACACCAGCTACGACAAGGTGCACCTGTTCGACGCCTTCGGGTACCGGGAATCGGAAAGCGTGGAGCCGGGCACCCGGCCCGTGGTCTTCACGCTCGACGACGTCACGGTGGGCCTCGCGACCTGCTACGACATCCGCTTCCCCGCGCTGTTCACCGCGACGGCGGCGGAAGGTGCCCGGGTGAACATCGTCTGCGCCTCCTGGGGAGCCGGCGAGGGCAAGGTC encodes the following:
- a CDS encoding NAD-dependent dehydratase — protein: MSRVAIIGGHGKVALHLTKILTSQGHQVSSIFRTQDHASDVEQAGGTPVVADVSELSVAQMADVFRGHDAVVWSAGAGGSSPEATYAVDRDAAIRSMDAAQEASVGRYVMVSYLGASKDHGVPEDNGFFHYAEAKAAADEHLRNSELAWTILGPGALTTDPGTGKIEVSDKPQQDSVPREDVAHVAAVVLGNLGTVDKTIQFNSGETPIAEAVEAAL
- a CDS encoding MFS transporter → MAHSPGSAGAGAPDAGTPPRPPGLYKAFAASLTGTALEWYDFAVYSAAAAVVFPIIFFPASDPLTGTILAFSTYAVGYISRPVGGIVFGRLGDRIGRKRILVITLMIIGIATVLIGVLPGYTTIGIAAPIILVLLRFAQGVGVGGEWGGAVLLSSEYGDPKKRGFWASAAQVGPPAGNLLANGALALLTVLLSEEQFLDFGWRIAFLASALLVGFGLWIRLRLEDTPIFKAIEAHGERPAAPIKEVFANELRPLIAAILSRVGPDVLYALFTVFTLTYGIQVLGFERNEVLTAVLIGSGFQLFLIPLAGAVSDRINRRVVYGIAAILGALWTFTFFALLDGDNQLLLIIGIVLGLACHSFMYGPQAAFIVEQFSPRLRATGSSLAYTFAGVIGGAIAPLMFTVLLSNFDSWVPVAIYVAVAGIVTLIGLSLGRNPHATEDDEYRLLLEGSKV
- a CDS encoding GntR family transcriptional regulator; protein product: MGRTVGAAVSGRDRAYSYLRENVLTDGSMQGRFLNEQELAERIGVSRTPVREAFLLLVADGLVELIPQRGAYIPIVTARQISDLMDLRGVLESHAARVTIGTGSPPVAGMQDILGRQAALPEPLTGASVKEFIRLDALFHQHLVDAAGNELMSQTYRKLQVRQVLVGVEALIKVDGRRRQVSDEHQRIIDALAEGDAEAAIHDHLAVTRNILLRT
- a CDS encoding hydrolase; the encoded protein is MRVAVAQMTSGSDPVANLALVEQLAGEAAEGGADLVVFPEATMCAFGNDLSAVVEPLDGPWASRVRTIADRLGIVVVAGMFTPGSEGRVRNTLLAVGPGVDTSYDKVHLFDAFGYRESESVEPGTRPVVFTLDDVTVGLATCYDIRFPALFTATAAEGARVNIVCASWGAGEGKVDQWSLLARARALDSTTFVVACGQADPASSGLPLVGTAPTGVGHSAVVSPLGRVLVEFGPEPALEFVDIDPAEVDDARGTLPVLANARSF